TCGCTTCAAAAATCCTTAAGGATGAAGTTCTCAAACCTGGTGAAACAAAGAGATTTTCACATCCTTTCAATCACGACATAAATAATCCAAATGATGAAAGAGTCAGAAATGAACACTCTTCTCTAAGACCAATTTGGATTGCTTCAAAAATCATCTTCAAAGATGGATCCCAAATAAGTGTTACTAAAACCTTATAATAAAATTCTTTTCTTAGTTAAAAATCCTTCAATTTAATTGAGGGATTTTTTTTATTTTTATAAGTCGCAAAAAAACGACATTTTAATGAAAATTATGTATATAACATGACATAAATATACCCGAAAAAACCACATATATATTTATCAACATCTTTTGGAAGCACCTATATCATATAGCATTTAACCAGCTACTATAAATATGGTTGTATACAAAAGATTTTTTTTTCTTGCATTGAGCTTTAATATATCTTATTTTTGATTTAAAATATGTTGTAAAATGAAATTGATTATATTTTTTTTGTATATTTATATATTATTTATTAATAATTTTAGGATGAGTTATATGGAAATCTTTAAAAAATTCTCTATGCTCCTTGTTATGGTAGTATTCAGTTTAGCAATGCTTAACTGTACTAAAGAAGGACCTGCCGGACCAGCCGGCAAAGATGGCGCTGCCGGTAAAGATGGCGCAGATGGTAAAGACGGCAACGCAACTTGCGGCGTTTGTCACTCAGACAATGCTGATGCAGTAAATTTGATTTTTGCACAGTATGAATTATCTCAACACAATCGTGGTGTAGTATTTGACTATACTGCTGGTAGAATTTCTTGTGGTGGTTGCCACACAGGCGACGGTTTCAGAGAAGCTGTAAAAATGGGCGTTGATGATCCGTCTTCAGTTGCAACTGAAGCAATTAATTGTAAAACATGTCATAAGATTCACGTAAATTATGACGAAACAGATTGGGCTATGCGACATGAAGGACCTGTTAAATTGCGTAAAACAGGATTCGATTTCGACCAGAAAGTTGCCAATACTTGTGTAAGATGCCATCAAGCACGCACTTACAATGATGTTGCAGGTGCTGACACTACATTCATAACAACCGGAAGTACTACTTATACAAGATATGGACCTCATTATGCCACAGCAGCAAATGTTATGGCTATGAAAGGTTTATACCACTTTGAAGGACCTGAAAATATTCCTACAAACAATATTCATGGTAACCTTGAAAAAGGTTGTGCATCTTGTCACATGGGATCATTATCAACTAATCCATCTGTTGGCGGTCACTCGTTTAAGATGACACCTGCTCAGATGACTCAGATTGATGAATGTAAAACTTGCCATCCAACAGGTGATTTTACTGCAGGTACAAAAGCAAAAGAAATTGCTGCAATGATAGCTGAAATGAGAGAAATTGTAGTTGAAAAGGGTTGGGTGGACTTGTCATCAGCTCCATCTGAATATTTTGCTCAGTCAAAAGAAGGTAACTATATGACTAAGCAACAAGTCGAAGCAACTTTGAACTATTTCTATATTTCAAGAGACAGAAGTAATGGCGCTCATAACCCGCGTTATGTATATGCTATTGCAAAAAATACTCTTGAATTTTTGAAAACTCAATAATTTGTTTTTATTGTCTTTAAAATTTGTTCAATAGCCCTGACTTCAAAAATCAGGGCTTTTTTTATTTTATTGTCAATTTTGCTTCATCCCATATAGCATCCATTTCCTCCAAAGTCATATCATTCAGGTTTCTGCCAAGTTCTAAGGCGCGTTTTTCAATAAACTGAAATCTTGATTTGAATTTATTATTTGTAAGATGCAGTGCTTCTTCAGCCACGATACCTTCGTGACGGGCTGCGTTAACTATTGCAAAAATAAAATCTCCTAACTCTTTGCGGGCATTTTCTTTATTTCCTGAAGTTAATTCTCTGCGGAATTCATCAAATTCTTCATAAATTTTATTCCAGACATCATTTTTATCAGTCCAGTCAAATCCAACTCTCGAGACCTTATACTGAATTCTTTCAGCTCTTAATAACGCAGGAAGGCAATTAGGTACCCCATCAAGAGTAGATTTAGGTTTTTCACTATCTTTGTGCTCTTTTAGTTTCAGTGCTTCCCAATTTTGCAAAACCTCATGCTCATCTTTCACTTCTGTATTACTAAAAACATGAGGATGGCGGTGGATCATTTTCTCGGAAATCTTTCTAACAACATCAGTAAGACTAAAACCGCCTCTTTCTTCAGCCATTACCGCATGCATTACAATATGAAGAAGCAAATCTCCAAGCTCTTTGGAAAATTCAGCATCATCTCTTTTATAAATTGCATCAATAGCTTCATAGACTTCTTCAATCATCAATGGAGCTATAGATTCGTTTGTCTGCTTTCGGTCCCAAGGACATTCACGTCTGAGAATTTTAACTATTTCAACAAAATTTTCAAATTGACTTACAGCTGAATCAGGATTTTCTGGCTCAGGAACAGGTATATTACTACTCATAATTTCAAAAATAATTAAACATAAAATAATTTTAACAAATTGTCATTACCAAATGATGTCTCTGTCAAGCCTGATACAAATACTATCAGGTCACCCGGATTGATGAAATCCAGGTCGAGTAAATATGGCTTCAGAGATTCAAAATTTTGTACAAAATCTGTGTCATCTTTTACATAAAGCGAAGTTACGCCCCACACGAAATTAAGTCTTCTGTGAACATGGTCATCATTTGTTATAGCAATTATCGGAACATCAGGTCTGTATTTAGCAATTTTTTTTGTAGTAAGAGTTGAGCTAGTTAGTGTAATAATTGCAGTTGCTTTTACCTGCCCGGCAAGAAGACAAGCAGCTTTTCCAATTGCATCAGATACATCTGACTCTTCTGAAGGCACATCCACACGCTGCAGGTCAGTTCTTGAAAACTTGTCTTCAATATTTTTTATAATTCTGTACATATAATCAACCGATTCGAGAGGATATCTGCCTGTACCTGTCTCAGCACTGAGCATCACACAATCAGTTCCGTCAAGCACAGCATTCGCAACATCGCTGGCTTCAGCCCTTGTTGGTCTAGGATTTGTAACCATTGATTCGAGCATTTGAGTAGCTGTAATAACAGGTTTACCAAAATAATTGCTTCGTTTTATGATGTCTTTCTGGATTAATGGTACTTCTTCAGGCGGAAGTTCAAGCCCGAGGTCGCCTCTGGCAACCATTATCCCATCAACCTCAGCGATGATTTCATTTATAGATTTCAGGGCTTCAGGTCTTTCAATTTTTGCTATAATCGGAACAGGTCTTCCAAAGATTCTCATTGTAGTTTTAAGTTCGATTATGTCACGAACTGACCTGACAAATGACAGTGCTACAACATCAATACCCATTGAAAGACCAAACTTCAAATCTTCCATATCTTTTTCGCTTAATGAAGGAGCGGAAAATGTAACACCCGGAGCAATTATACCTTTTCTGCTCTTTAGTTCGCCACCTTTTATGATCTTTGTATAAATACGTTCACCGGCAATCTTTTCGACTGTTAATATTAAATAGCCATCATCCAAAAGAAGAGTATTGCCAACTTTTAAATCCTTGTGCAAATCTTTGTATGAAGTCGATACAATCTCAGAATTTCCAATTTCTAAATCTTCAGTTGTTATTATAAGAGAATCACCGTCTTGAATGAATACTGAACCATTCTCCACATTCTCAATCCTAATTTTTGGTCCTTGTAAATCCTGTAGAATTGCAACTTGCCTGCCTGCTTCAACTGATGCTTTTCTAATA
This window of the Ignavibacteriota bacterium genome carries:
- a CDS encoding collagen-like protein, with the protein product MEIFKKFSMLLVMVVFSLAMLNCTKEGPAGPAGKDGAAGKDGADGKDGNATCGVCHSDNADAVNLIFAQYELSQHNRGVVFDYTAGRISCGGCHTGDGFREAVKMGVDDPSSVATEAINCKTCHKIHVNYDETDWAMRHEGPVKLRKTGFDFDQKVANTCVRCHQARTYNDVAGADTTFITTGSTTYTRYGPHYATAANVMAMKGLYHFEGPENIPTNNIHGNLEKGCASCHMGSLSTNPSVGGHSFKMTPAQMTQIDECKTCHPTGDFTAGTKAKEIAAMIAEMREIVVEKGWVDLSSAPSEYFAQSKEGNYMTKQQVEATLNYFYISRDRSNGAHNPRYVYAIAKNTLEFLKTQ
- the pyk gene encoding pyruvate kinase, giving the protein MIPRKTKIICTIGPASEDIETLTMLIRKGMDIARLNFSHGSHESHANLIANIRKASVEAGRQVAILQDLQGPKIRIENVENGSVFIQDGDSLIITTEDLEIGNSEIVSTSYKDLHKDLKVGNTLLLDDGYLILTVEKIAGERIYTKIIKGGELKSRKGIIAPGVTFSAPSLSEKDMEDLKFGLSMGIDVVALSFVRSVRDIIELKTTMRIFGRPVPIIAKIERPEALKSINEIIAEVDGIMVARGDLGLELPPEEVPLIQKDIIKRSNYFGKPVITATQMLESMVTNPRPTRAEASDVANAVLDGTDCVMLSAETGTGRYPLESVDYMYRIIKNIEDKFSRTDLQRVDVPSEESDVSDAIGKAACLLAGQVKATAIITLTSSTLTTKKIAKYRPDVPIIAITNDDHVHRRLNFVWGVTSLYVKDDTDFVQNFESLKPYLLDLDFINPGDLIVFVSGLTETSFGNDNLLKLFYV
- the mazG gene encoding nucleoside triphosphate pyrophosphohydrolase; this translates as MSSNIPVPEPENPDSAVSQFENFVEIVKILRRECPWDRKQTNESIAPLMIEEVYEAIDAIYKRDDAEFSKELGDLLLHIVMHAVMAEERGGFSLTDVVRKISEKMIHRHPHVFSNTEVKDEHEVLQNWEALKLKEHKDSEKPKSTLDGVPNCLPALLRAERIQYKVSRVGFDWTDKNDVWNKIYEEFDEFRRELTSGNKENARKELGDFIFAIVNAARHEGIVAEEALHLTNNKFKSRFQFIEKRALELGRNLNDMTLEEMDAIWDEAKLTIK